Proteins co-encoded in one Streptococcus ruminicola genomic window:
- the gdhA gene encoding NADP-specific glutamate dehydrogenase: protein MTTGKEYVAGVFEKVKALNAHEPEFLQAVDEVFESLVPVFDKYPKYVEENILERLVEPERIVSFRVPWVDDKGQVQVNRGFRVQFSSAIGPYKGGLRFHPSVNQSIIKFLGFEQIFKNSLTGQPIGGGKGGSNFDPKGKSDNEIMRFCQSFMTELSKHIGADTDVPAGDIGVGGREIGYLYGQYKRLRNEYTGVLTGKGLTYGGSLARTEATGYGAVYFAEQMLKARGEDFAGKVALVSGSGNVAIYATEKLQSLGAKVVAVSDSSGYVYDPEGIDVPLLKQLKEVERARIVKYAEARPSATFTPANEGTIWSIKADLAFPCATQNEINAEQAKMLVDNGVIAVTEGANMPSTLEAIEVFQKAGVSFGPAKAANAGGVAVSALEMAQNSQRTPWTFEEVDAKLYNIMKGIYENAAAAAKEFDAEGNLVVGANIAGFLKVAEAMSAQGIV, encoded by the coding sequence ATGACAACAGGTAAAGAGTATGTAGCTGGCGTCTTTGAAAAGGTGAAAGCTCTTAATGCTCATGAGCCCGAATTTCTACAAGCTGTAGATGAAGTGTTTGAATCACTGGTTCCAGTGTTTGATAAATATCCTAAATACGTTGAAGAAAATATTCTTGAACGTTTGGTAGAACCTGAACGCATTGTTTCTTTCCGTGTTCCTTGGGTTGATGACAAAGGTCAAGTTCAAGTGAACCGTGGTTTCCGTGTTCAGTTCTCATCTGCGATTGGTCCTTACAAAGGTGGTCTTCGTTTCCACCCATCAGTAAACCAATCAATCATCAAATTCCTTGGATTTGAACAAATCTTTAAAAACTCACTTACTGGTCAACCAATCGGTGGTGGTAAAGGTGGTTCTAACTTTGATCCTAAAGGTAAATCAGATAACGAAATCATGCGTTTCTGTCAAAGCTTTATGACTGAGTTGAGCAAACACATTGGTGCTGACACTGACGTTCCAGCTGGTGATATCGGTGTTGGTGGACGCGAAATTGGTTACCTTTACGGTCAATACAAACGTCTTCGCAATGAATACACAGGAGTTCTTACTGGTAAAGGACTTACTTACGGTGGTTCTCTTGCACGTACAGAAGCAACTGGTTACGGTGCTGTTTACTTTGCTGAACAAATGCTTAAAGCTCGCGGCGAAGATTTCGCTGGCAAAGTAGCTCTTGTATCAGGTTCAGGTAACGTTGCTATTTACGCAACTGAAAAACTTCAATCACTTGGTGCTAAAGTTGTTGCTGTTTCAGACTCATCAGGTTACGTTTATGACCCAGAAGGTATCGATGTTCCACTTCTTAAACAATTGAAAGAAGTTGAACGTGCTCGTATCGTGAAATACGCTGAAGCTCGTCCAAGTGCAACTTTCACACCTGCTAACGAAGGGACTATCTGGTCAATCAAAGCAGACCTTGCTTTCCCATGTGCTACACAAAATGAAATCAATGCTGAACAAGCTAAAATGCTTGTTGACAATGGTGTCATTGCTGTTACTGAAGGAGCAAACATGCCTTCAACATTGGAAGCTATCGAAGTCTTCCAAAAAGCTGGTGTTTCATTTGGTCCTGCCAAAGCAGCCAACGCTGGTGGTGTAGCTGTCTCAGCCCTTGAAATGGCTCAAAATAGCCAACGTACACCTTGGACATTCGAAGAAGTAGATGCTAAACTTTACAACATCATGAAAGGCATTTACGAAAATGCAGCAGCTGCAGCCAAAGAATTTGATGCAGAAGGTAACCTTGTTGTTGGTGCCAATATTGCTGGATTCCTTAAAGTTGCTGAAGCAATGTCAGCACAAGGTATTGTTTAA